One genomic region from Calditrichota bacterium encodes:
- a CDS encoding ABC transporter ATP-binding protein, protein MSEAITLRSRGITFRYPGSRDVVLADIDFELAAGAIVALTGPIGVGKTTLGMILKGLLEPQGGRVVKAEGSLERPLSVRERVALVGWCPARPERSIFAATVADEVAFGPINIGLERPVVELRVSQALTQMGLTPSDYRHRHPLELSGGEKRRVALAGIIAMEPAFLILDDPTAGLDDEGVEQLSGIVGQQAKAGRGVLLIGHDGEFYTRVGAKILRLESGGHICSITTSPDLLK, encoded by the coding sequence GTGAAGCCATTACCCTGCGGTCTCGGGGGATCACGTTTCGGTATCCCGGCTCGCGGGACGTGGTGCTTGCGGACATCGACTTTGAACTGGCAGCCGGGGCTATTGTTGCGCTGACCGGACCTATAGGAGTCGGCAAAACGACTTTGGGAATGATTCTGAAGGGGCTGCTCGAACCGCAAGGAGGACGTGTAGTCAAGGCTGAAGGCTCGCTTGAGCGGCCGTTATCGGTGCGGGAGAGGGTGGCTCTGGTAGGATGGTGTCCGGCGCGGCCCGAGCGTTCGATCTTTGCCGCTACGGTGGCAGACGAAGTTGCCTTCGGGCCAATCAATATCGGACTTGAGCGGCCTGTTGTAGAGTTGCGGGTCAGCCAAGCGTTGACGCAGATGGGGCTGACGCCTTCCGACTATCGCCATCGGCATCCGCTCGAACTGTCGGGCGGCGAAAAGCGACGCGTTGCACTGGCCGGTATAATTGCCATGGAGCCGGCGTTTCTGATCCTCGACGACCCGACGGCGGGTCTGGACGACGAGGGGGTCGAGCAATTGTCGGGGATTGTCGGGCAACAGGCTAAAGCCGGGCGGGGAGTCTTGCTTATTGGGCACGACGGTGAATTCTATACCCGGGTCGGCGCGAAGATTTTGCGTCTGGAGTCGGGGGGGCATATCTGTTCGATAACCACTTCACCTGACCTGCTCAAATGA